TCAAGGAACGAAAGAACAGACAAATGTAGGTGTGCTCCTGCTTAACAAGAAATGAAAggagtgtttgtttatgttttcaaaCTCGCGCTAAAATACAAAATTTAATTTCATACAGAGATAATCAGTCCCAAATACACTTAAAATGTCACGTATTTAATAAAACCTCAATGCGATAGACATAAGTCTTTAAAATGCATACACAAGAAATTTCGTCTCCGAACACTGCTGACCGTGCGCCGAGGACCAGCCCTTGGACATGGGAATTCTTGCGTGTCCAATGAGACCAGGCGTTTGTTGGTGATGAAATGCTTGCGTGATCACCCCTTATCAgagccaaggtctatataagtaaagATCTTATGTAGTCCTTGATCAGAACTTCCATCCGCCGCCAATCCTGATCACACGCACAGGATTCAGCTCGTTCTGGGGTACAAGTGGGAAATTACGAAGCCATTCAAAACTGCCATTATGCCCAGTGCACAGCCTGTGCAATTACAAAGCTCAAAATTCTGTGTTCGATTGCACACTTAGATGAATGTTAGCAGATTGGGATTAACTTTTGTCGTGTGCTTAAGAGCAGTCATTTGCGATGGCAGAATGCATAATAAGAGTGtgttagatatacatgtgtgcatgtaaatatatatttatacataaaacatgtaatgtaggtatataaatatacagagaaacataTTCTTCAGTCATCTGCATTAGtatcagcaatgataaaaatgaaattacataACGCATTACTAATTTTTACTCCCACGTTTATAGACCAGCCACACACTGAGAGGAACTAACACCAGAAGGGAAGCAAACAGCAACACATTCTTCAGGCTGTCGtcccctgctccttccctttcttttcttttctctctcctgcttttagTCTCGCCCTCGATCTCCATCCACACAACAGCATCCTCAGTGATGCCATAGTCTCTCAGCCTCTTCTCGTCCTTCATATCTTCACTGCCCGCCTTCAGCTGCTGCTTCCTCGCCTCCACACCCGCTATGCGTGCCACTTCGTGCTTGATCTGTATCACGGGCACCGCTTCGTCCGCCACTACCCTGATAACCTCCCCTTCCGGCTGGACAACGTTAACGTAAAATCCAGTCATAGCTTGGGCCACATAAACATTTTTGACATCCACACAGTCTTCGTCCCTGATGCCGTAGCTGGAGACCGTTGCTTTGCTGTCCCATAAACGCTCCCCGTTAAATACGAGTGCCCGATAGTCACTTAGGGGTATGCCTTCTAACATAATCTTCACCCTGAGCGTGTGGATTGTGTCCGTCGGTTGTGCTTCGACAGAACTCATTGTCCCGTCTGTGTCTCGCACGTGGATGATCATGGCCGAGATCTGTAAGGAGAGGTCTAGGAAGAAGAGTTTTTGTTTCTGCTtcatatctatctagttatatgcattataaatatatattcctacgGACAATAAATTCGcaacaaaagtaatgaaaactaaaattaaaacaaTCCCTAAGAATTACGTTAAAATGAAATCAAAACCAAAATAAGCAAAAACGACAGTGAAAATGAAAACTTACTTTAGAAAAAACGATATTAACTTCAAGAAAAGCTATGCAGtttaaaaataaaccaaaaccgAAACCACAAAACCAAATATAATTATTACCTACAAGTATCAGATCCAGGAAAAAACAAACGTCGATTTTTCGCGGCTAACGGGTGgggggaggtcagaggtcacggtaACCTCACTATATAGAGATTTACAAAAGAATATGGTAAAAACCTGCCCAAAGTGATAGATGCTAAATAActacaaaattataaaacaatcaAAATTATAAAGCAATCAAAATGATTGGCAtttgtaaataatacataaaaggaTGTTTATAAGAGTGGTCATcctcatcaaaatatcaatatatatttagaactgaataaaacaaggaaattgaGAGATAACCAAAACTAGGAATATCGACAAAGAACTGCATTTAAAAAGCAAAAAGTAACCAAACTAATGTCACACAAGAACCAAAGAAAACCTACCAAAACggacaaactaaaacaaacaagaaaacacgtAAATCAAGGATAAGAATAAAAGGCTGGCGTCCGGCTGATGGCAGAATCCTGTGTCGGCCAAAGTATAGCCAGAAAGAAACAACTATCAGTATCTTTGCTTGTGGTCAAGGGGGAGCTGATCGCTTCTTTTTGTTCAAACCGGATTACAGTGCTAACTACCCTACCCGAGCAAGATATCagatcatatacacacatatgtacatgtatatactcatatgtatattcatgtgtgtgtgttgcttactCCCCTGCACGTGACAGTGGAACTAATAAATAAGTAAGCATTCTAATGTGCTCTTGGGCACACGATCCAACATTTCGTTAATGTTTTTCCCAAAACACTGCGTCGACAAGACACATCCTTAGCAATAAAACAATGaacaaatggaaaatagaaaacaaaataaatgctcTGTTTATTGAAGAATATCAATAGCAAAATATATAGAGACAATTTATCtagaacataaaatgaaaatacatgCTGAACTCAATGAGGATATGTAAAGCAGTTCCAGTTGCTTTCAGACTGAACAAAAGCATGAGTGGGTTGGCAGGTTCTCCTAATGGCATCTCGCGTCCACAAGACCATTTTCATCACCAACTGTGGCCGCCCGCAAAAGTCTGCTCGTTCTGGGCGCACACAGGTCACGCTTCAATATGACTATGGCCCAAAGGCATCCTTTCAGTGAGCAAACATGGCTTGCATTACTGGAGGAGGCATGGTCCTTCTCGCAGAATTCTTGACTACGTATTCACAAATATGTGTCAAGGAACGAAAGAACAGACAAATGTAGGTGTGCTCCTGCTTAACAAGAAATGAAAggagtgtttgtttatgttttcaaaCTCGCGCTAAAATACAAAATTTAATTTCATACAGAGATAATCAGTCCCAAATACACTTAAAATGTCACGTATTTAATAAAACCTCAATGCGATAGACATAAGTCTTTAAAATGCATACACAAGAAATTTCGTCTCCGAACACTGCTGACCGTGCGCCGAGGACCAGCCCTTGGACATGGGAATTCTTGCGTGTCCAATGAGACCAGGCGTTTGTTGGTGATGAAATGCTTGCGTGATCACCCCTTATCAgagccaaggtctatataagtaaagATCTTATGTAGTCCTTGATCAGAACTTCCATCCGCCGCCAATCCTGATCACACGCACAGGATTCAGCTCGTTCTGGGGTACAAGTGGGAAATTACGAAGCCATTCAAAACTGCCATTATGCCCAGTGCACAGCCTGTGCAATTACAAAGCTCAAAATTCTGTGTTCGATTGCACACTTAGATGAATGTTAGCAGATTGGGATTAACTTTTGTCGTGTGCTTAAGAGCAGTCATTTGCGATGGCAGAATGCATAATAAGAGTGtgttagatatacatgtgtgcatgtaaatatatatttatacataaaacatgtaatgtaggtatataaatatacagagaaacataTTCTTCAGTCATCTGCATTAGtatcagcaatgataaaaatgaaattacataACGCATTACTAATTTTTACTCCCACGTTTATAGACCAGCCACACACTGAGAGGAACTAACACCAGAAGGGAAGCAAACAGCAACACATTCTTCAGGCTGTCGtcccctgctccttccctttcttttcttttctctctcctgcttttagTCTCGCCCTCGATCTCCATCCACACAACAGCATCCTCAGTGATGCCATAGTCTCTCAGCCTCTTCTCGTCCTTCATATCTTCACTGCCCGCCTTCAGCTGCTGCTTCCTCGCCTCCACACCCGCTACGCGTGCCACTTCGTGCTTGATCTGTATCACGGGCACCGCTTCGTCCGCCACTACCCTGATAACCTCCCCTTCCGGCTGGACAACGTTAACGCAAAATCCAGTCATAGCTTGTTCCTCACCGAAAATTATCATATTCCCAACATGTATCACATCTTCGTCCCTGATGCCGTAGCTGGAGACCGTTGCTTTGCTGTCCCATAAACACTCCCCATTAAACTCGAGTTCCCGATAGTCACTTAGGGGTATGCCTTCTAACATTATCTTCGCCCTGAGCGTGTGGATTGTGTACGTCGGTTGTGCTTCAACAGAACTCATTGTCCCGTCTGTGTCTCGCACGTGGATGATCATGGCCGAGATCTGTAAGGAGAGGTCTAGGAAGAAGAGATTTTCGTATTGTTTCTGTGTGATATatgcattatgaatatatatttatacgatacTGCATAATGCTCATAATCTGAGGTATGGCCCTTGTCACTTATATTGTCACTGAGTGAGAAAGGTGGTATGTGGCCCAACATGACCGTTTATCAACTTGCACTGAACAGTcaccaatgtaaaaaaaaaaaaaaaaatgatcagttGCACTAACAACATAAACTTTGACCGAAAACCTTGGCCTTTTATGCTTTGGTATGAGCGGTTGCAGTTCAGAAACTTACCAGGACAATGTGTATGTTTTcggtacatatgcatttatatacagatacatatttgacacaaacacagtaacgtttatactaaaaggaaaaggaaaacagccacagtaagaaatgaataagaatcgtaaagtttcgaactcttcgcgaGTTCCTCTCCAGACGAATAAAAAACCGAAGTTCCATTTCGGTTCATTATTCGTCTGGAGAGGAGCTCGAGAAGAGTTcgaacgttacgatttatataaATTTCcaactgtgactgttttccttatcaacaaatatatatctaaatgtatctttacatatatatgtctatgtgtgtatacatgtgtcaaAGTATTCAGTATGACCAGTGGCGCCTTACGCAGATAAAGTGATTTATTCAGCCCCTGGTGTAAGCCCTAGGAGGTGGTGGCGCGGCTGGAAGAGCTTATTTTGGTGTGGGTTTAGTCTAGCATTACCCCTTACGTCGCACAATAAATTCGCATAAAttcgcttctctctgttaacattCTGTTATCATTTGCGATAACAGATGCTGTATAACAGTGGGTtggatatacaagtgtgtatgtatatatatatatatatatatatatatatatattaacatataaaacatataatgcaggtatatatatacagataaacatattctTCAGTCATCTGCATTAGTATTAgcaatgataaataagaaattaCATAACGCATTACTAATTTTTACTCCCACGTTTATATGCCAGCCACAAGCTGAGAGGAACTAACACCAGAAGGGAAACAAACAGCAACACATTCTTCAGGCTGTCGtcccctgctccttcccttcttttatctctcctgcTCTTAGTCCCGCCCTCGATCTCCATCCACACAACAGCATCCTCGGTGATGCCATAGTCTCTCAGCCTCTTCTCGTCCTTCATATCTTCGCTGCCCGCCTTCAGCTGCTGCTTCCTCGCCTCCACACCCGCTACGCGTGCCACTTCGTGCTTGATCTGTATCACGGGCACCGCTTCGTCCGCCACTACCCTGATAACCTCCCCTTCCGGCTGGACAACGTTAACGTAAAATCCAGTCATAGCTTGGGCCACATAAACAGTTTTGACATCCACACAGTCTTCGTCTCTGATGCCGTAGCTGGAGACCGTTGCTTTGCTGTCCCATAAACGCTCCCCGTTAAATACGAGTGCCCGATAGTCACTTAGGGGTATGCCTTCTAACATTATCTTCACCCTGAGCGTGTGGATTGTGTCCGTCGGTTGTGCTTCAACAGAACTCATTGTCCCGTCTGTGTCTCGCACGTGGATGATCATGGCCGTGatctggagaggggggggggggggaagagagtcaCATCCTTCGGTTCTTCATTTAGATTATTTTAGCATTTGAAATGAGGTCACTGCCTTTTTACTGAGACTGATATTACATTTCGCTCACTTCATGGTCTTGGAATTTCGTGAGATGGCTTTGTTGTTTTCTCCTTTATCAAAATCACCGTAATGCTTTGTTTTTCCTTGGGAATACTATATCGTCTAACTTACACCACACCTTAGTAGCAGTGTCACTATATTGTTTGGCTCTATGTCAAGAttagcatatgtataaatactaatCACTATACTAATATCACTTTATCATTCTGCTTTTTTGTATATACAGACCACCCTTATGGAAATTATAACGATTGCATCTAACagccaaaaaacaaaatatgacaaAACAACTTTAATAACAAACTCAAGGTGTAAATCATGGAAAAAGGCACAATAtaaatgtggatgtgtatgtttatgctttatatatatatattcatatatgtatacatatgtacacacacatatatatatatatatatatatattaagtatgagTGTTGATGTGAAGGAAACTTGCAGATCTccttagcgcccccccccccccccgccacattTCGTGAGGAATTTGCTCCTTGTAAGAACCTAATGCACTTACTCTAATACAGGTAGCACCACTCCGCATCGGTAAAAAATCTAGTCGGCAACTGCCGAGCTAAGCTCTGCCCctttactttcattaatattaaatatttatagggttttgtttgtttttctcttggtttgttttccgtttttttttttttttttttttttttaagatgtatCTTTACATCTTTAATAGAATCACTTATGGACTCTTCAGGTTTGAGAACCACCTGGATAGCTTCCTGCTTCCTTTATCTTGCAAGAATAAAGTCCTGGCGATCTCAGTAAATAGGTCATCTGAAGAAATATTTAACGTCTATATTCCCGCCAACCAAAGGGACATTCAAACTTTAGCATCGTCTTCCACAAGTGTCTGTCTGACCACCACATATGGAAAAgtatgaatatacaaaaaaaactaatgtgtgtgtgtgtgtgtgtgtgtgtgtgtgtgtgtgtgtgtgtgtgtgtgtgtgtgtgttcatatgcatatatacaaaactcATACTCATACAAAAGTGATCATTCTCCGATACCTGACCATACTGGACCCAGACTTTCTGTTGGACAATGATTGATTTATGAGGATGAAGAGGCACGCGTCCAGGGGCGTGGAGCGGATTCAACACGTTGCCCTCCTGAAAGGGGAAGTGCCAGAGAGGCTATTCATCTCCGAAGTTGGGGTACAGTTGGGTAGCACCATACGTAGAGCCGCCAGTCATGTGCCTCAAGTGTGGCCCATGGGGTCTTGGACCTGTCAGCAGGATGCTCGAAGCAGCTTCTGAGGTAGAAAGCATGACTCCAGGATCTGCCGAGCcgaaatggaaaagggggaaagggttaagcCTTGCTGCTGCAACTGCGGTGGCCCTCACAATGCCGGGTCTCTGGCATGCAGGGCGAGGCCACAATCAAAGCTCATTTCGCCGGTTCCCCAGCAAGGAATCGCAGAGAAGGAAAAGGCAGAAGTGCAAAGAGAGGCTATAACTGCAATCCCCAGCGACTGACTGCGTGTGGCGCCGTCATCAGAGGGAAGCGATCAACCTCAGGAAGACCGACAGCCGCTAGAAGTGAAGGAAGTGTCGCTGAGCAGTGATGCCCAATTTTCTGGGGGGGAACTGTCGGCAATCACGCAGATGCTGCAGACATTGATGTAGAAAACGGACAGAAAAACCGAGGaacagaaacaggaagagggggCTGTCACAGAACCTCCCATCCCCCAAGATGCAGAAACTATTTATAGAAATGTTAGCGTCCTGCAGAGGAACAAAGTGTAAATTGTAATATAAAAATcctgggaaaggaaaggaaaataagagcgaGTGTAGCGGAAGAAACATTTTCTGCGGATTTCAGGTCCCTCCTGCTGAAGTGCCAAGATCACGAGAAAGAAAGCCTCTTGAAAAAATGGGAAATTGTGCATGACAATGGCGAACCATTCGAGAAATGTTGGAGAAACATAAGAATGCAGGAGTGATGGAGCCTCTCTTGAAACAACCAAACAAGGGATATAAAGTAACCCAGGAAAGTGTCACCCAGATGTACACCGAGAGCGGTCACACTTAACCTTCTGTTTATACACAGTTTCGCTCTTCTTGACATGACTAATTGCGCTCGGCCTGGCCCAAGACCTGACTCAGGGAAGCGTAAACAACACAGTACTGTTGATAGTGTAAGCGTGCCTTAACCTTAGATTTCTGTTCATTGGAGAAGTGTGTATGTCTCATTTgttgatatacctatatatcaacaAATAGGATCTTATTAAGATAGTGGGaggataacctaagttaccttatccttttgagatgtaagcctTTGTTTaagtaaaaaaacatatttctttctttccatacatatacatatgtatgtgtgtgcatatatatatatatatatatatatatatatatatatatatgtatatgtatatatatgtgtgtgtatgtatgtatgtgtgtgtgtgtgtgtgtatatatgtatatatgtatatatatatatatatatatatatatatatatatatatatatataagtgtgtgtgtgtgcgagcacacacagacacatacacgcgcgcgcgcatatgcacatgaaattgtacacacacacaaacatgttacACGTACACAAATATCTCTGTATGAAAGGAGACAAACACAATTTTtctatcaattttattttaaattagtTTAGCCTGATGTATACCGCTTTATAACAGAAAACGACACATCTCTCAATATGCGACGCAGATTATGTGACGATGACATGGCTTACTATGAGAGAaccatatatcatgcatatatatctaaatctatctatacatgcatacatacatacatatatattcatagtcatatatatgtctgtatgcgtgtgtgtaccaaGACGTTTATAAATactaaataagaggaaaaagcatAGGTCCAATACCACACAAAAAGGATACCCTATTCCAGGACCTTATGACGTAGTAATGACGTAGTAATGACGGAGTCGGTCGGGTGTGACGTCTGATTGGTCGATCATAAATAAAGCAAATTAcaggatatttgtgtatatatagaataaaataatgatatataggaTTCCATGTTTAATTTTCTTGCCTTGTTCACATCAAGTATGATATCTTTTCAGTGCATTTACCTAGAATGCTTCACACCGTAATAATATCGAAAATAACAAACAGGAAACGAAATTTTTATAAACAATCTGTTGGGAAAATTATTTTCCCAAGATTGCTAATGGTATGAAACGCTTCTTGTGATGGAAAAACAGcaagaattattaatattttgaagaGCTTACTTCAGAAGCTATAACCAAATAAGACATGAAATCAAATATCTTTATAGCGGTTCTTGGCATTTACTTTGATGACGTCACGCATTCTCCATCACATTCTCTAGTGATGCAAATGTACTTTGACAGGCGTTTTATGTTACttcctgttgaaaaaaaatgctgAATGGGATAATAATATTCTCCACAAAGAAGAGACTATTCGTGACGTCACAGTTTCTGAGCCAATAAAAACTCAGACATTTTCAGCCAATCACAGCGCATTTCGTTAACACAGGGCAGCTCTTTGCATTTCCTGTGATGATcacgatataataaatataaacacacaatggttatgataattataatatagcaATTATCATCAACACAATCAcgctataataaatataaacacacaaatggtgatgttaatgagaatatagctattatcatcatcacaatcacgatataataaatataaacacacaaatggtgatgttaatgagaatatagctattatcatcatcacaatcacgatataataaatataaacacacaatggtgatgataatgataatatagctgttattatcatcacaattaataTCCTTATCCTAACTATCCCTTCACTCTAGAGGCCCCACTGTCTACATCGCCCTGTCGGATGAATTTTAATATTTATGGTACATTTTCTGCCGTGTCAGCCTCTAGGGGCATTAGCGGCGCATGCAAAATAAAGCAACAGGGTGGGGCTTGGTGGGAAAGCCCCAGATAAGAGAGTTTTATGGTtctggggatgaagaagagaagggaagggaaagagggatcaCAACGAATGAAAAATCACACTTTACGCACTGATAACGCTTCGCAAAAATCACAAGCAGAACCTAGaaacaatgtatataaatatggcaTAGTAATTACGAGTGAGTTGACTTACTTTAAAGGGAAATTTCACCGTACTTGAAGGGCGGTCTAAGATAAGCTCGTGGAGTAACGCCTCGCAGTCAAGGTTACTAGGGATCCTTAATGTAGGATTTAAATGTTGCTTTACGAATGCAAGCAAATTCTAATTTGTATGTCAAGGATTCAATACGTGAATATATTCTCATGATATATTTTCTGCGATTTTTCCTTCCAAGTGATGGAAGTTGTTTCTCCCATACATGTCAATGATATTAAGTAGTTGCAGGATATTGCAAGGAAAGGACATGCCAGAGCGTTCTCATTCGAGTcaattttcacatttacacatacatgcatatacaaatatgtgcaagtgtgtgtgtgttttatagtgagtgtgtgtttgtgtgtgtgtgtgtgtgtgtgtgtgtgtgtgtgtgtgtgtgtgtgtgtgtgtgtgtgtgtgtgtgtgagtgagtgtgtgtgttttatatatgtaaatatatatgtatatatttatatatatattatagatatagatataaatatatgcatatatttatatttatacatatatatttatatatgtatatatatatttatatatgcatgtataaacatataacatatatacaaacatataatatatatacatacatacatatacatatacatataaaaagacatatagatagatagacagttagatatatatacatatatatgtgcatatatgtatatatttaatatatatgtatatatttatatgtatatactatacatatatatatgcatatatattataaatatagatataaatatatgcatatatttatatttatacatacatttcatatatgtataaatataaatgaatataatatatgtgtccgtgtgcgtgtgcgtgtgcgtgttcgtgtgcgtgtgtgtgtgtgtgtgtgcgtgtgtatgcttatatatatacatatatatatatatatatatatatatatatatatgtaagtatatatatgtgtgtgtacatatcttacTTT
This sequence is a window from Penaeus chinensis breed Huanghai No. 1 chromosome 10, ASM1920278v2, whole genome shotgun sequence. Protein-coding genes within it:
- the LOC125029947 gene encoding uncharacterized protein LOC125029947, which gives rise to MLYTFNPMPTGMSCNYVLCPLSDAGICGRYFVIQKVVLSDDPLRIVDVRVYVADSNLDCEALLHELILDRPSSTVKFPFKITAMIIHVRDTDGTMSSVEAQPTDTIHTLRVKIMLEGIPLSDYRALVFNGERLWDSKATVSSYGIRDEDCVDVKTVYVAQAMTGFYVNVVQPEGEVIRVVADEAVPVIQIKHEVARVAGVEARKQQLKAGSEDMKDEKRLRDYGITEDAVVWMEIEGGTKSRRDKRREGAGDDSLKNVLLSRP